From a region of the Falsibacillus albus genome:
- a CDS encoding accessory Sec system S-layer assembly protein: MFPFLKNKTKNMKKTGLDDTVSSQELIGEQEDSQEEIVETGLSFHPSWRIEKEQEYVFRFLHNELSPLKRNQISLSGVDLSQENGQVQVTAFVRNSLQKTITMGVVELLLLQEDGTILGRKKIDFSELGELPAESSRPWIFPFEQQDLFTEDIPQSNWKLAFNVTSLQEHSLDLDPEWEKSLSDEDKNKLKDIVKSLPKPAPKEFNLMGLTVKMMENGNLNVTILLRNGHENAIQIQQLPLEILDASGEIVAKGGFQLNDFEVKANTTKPWSFVFPKEMILKSNPDFSSWKAQPIQS, translated from the coding sequence ATGTTTCCATTTTTAAAAAACAAAACAAAAAATATGAAGAAAACCGGTCTGGATGATACGGTATCATCGCAGGAACTGATTGGTGAACAAGAGGATAGCCAGGAAGAAATCGTCGAGACCGGCCTCTCCTTCCACCCAAGCTGGAGGATTGAAAAAGAACAGGAATACGTCTTCCGTTTCCTTCATAACGAACTGTCACCATTAAAGCGAAATCAAATTTCATTATCTGGTGTGGACTTGTCCCAAGAAAACGGACAGGTCCAAGTGACGGCATTCGTGCGGAACAGTTTACAAAAAACGATCACAATGGGCGTGGTTGAATTATTGCTCCTTCAGGAAGATGGGACCATCCTGGGACGGAAAAAAATTGACTTCTCAGAATTAGGTGAACTCCCTGCTGAAAGCAGCAGACCATGGATTTTCCCTTTCGAACAGCAAGACTTGTTCACGGAGGATATCCCGCAATCAAACTGGAAATTGGCTTTCAATGTCACATCCCTGCAAGAACATAGCTTAGACCTTGATCCAGAATGGGAAAAATCACTTTCCGATGAAGATAAAAACAAGTTGAAAGACATTGTGAAGTCTTTGCCGAAACCAGCTCCCAAGGAGTTTAACCTTATGGGCTTAACAGTAAAAATGATGGAAAATGGGAATCTGAATGTCACGATATTGCTTCGAAATGGGCATGAAAACGCGATTCAAATCCAGCAGCTTCCTCTTGAGATTCTGGATGCCTCCGGAGAAATCGTAGCCAAGGGTGGATTCCAGCTCAATGATTTCGAAGTCAAGGCAAATACGACAAAACCTTGGTCCTTTGTTTTCCCAAAAGAAATGATTTTAAAAAGCAATCCTGATTTCAGCAGCTGGAAAGCACAGCCGATCCAGTCATAA
- the secA2 gene encoding accessory Sec system translocase SecA2 — MLKIFQKATTDSSKQLKKYYKMVEKINHLEDKYSSFSDQELQNMTTYFKQELEQGKTIDEVKLDAFAVVREASKRILGMRHYDVQLIGGLVLAEGNISEMATGEGKTLVASLPCYVRALEGKGVHVITVNEYLANRDRNQIGKIHEFLGLSVGINLPLMEPEAKKAAYNADITYGVGTEFGFDYLRDNMVRDERDKVQRPYHYAIIDEVDSVLIDEAKTPLIIAGKMPSSSNLHYIASKLAKRFEKEIDYDFDDETKATSLTETGIEKVEKAFGVDNLYELEHQTLYHYVIQAVRAHVMFERDVDYIVHEGKVILVDMFTGRTMEGRTLSDGLHQAIEAKEGLEITEENKTQAQITIQNYFRMYPLLSGMTGTAKTEEKEFREVYGMEVVPVPTNCPKIRVDMSDRIYKAIHDKYKAVVKEVKERHSNGQPVLIGTTSILQSEKVAAYLDKERLKYELLNAKSVEQEVRLISLAGQKNQITIATNMAGRGTDIILGDGVPELGGLHVIGTEKHESRRVDNQLRGRSGRQGDPGSSQFFISIEDDMFRRFAKDDLEKLSKKVKTNEEGLLLNKNLHEFVERTQRIVEGANFSMREYNLKLDDVINEQRNVLFTLRNQILSGQDLLTRLKDMVERTLNHTLMQECPDDKIPEEWHVDRVATVANQLLFETLAFPSEVNEKKELEKLLKDGIASTHAKLDEMDGQINYENTFKQVILSFIDHHWIKHLETMTRLKEGIGLRYYQQEDPMRIYQREGLEIFQDTFATLQRDIALECMGFLKREEIHE; from the coding sequence ATGCTGAAAATATTTCAAAAAGCCACAACGGATTCTTCGAAACAATTAAAAAAGTACTATAAGATGGTTGAAAAAATTAATCATTTAGAAGATAAGTATTCTTCTTTTTCCGATCAGGAATTGCAAAATATGACGACATACTTCAAGCAGGAATTGGAGCAGGGAAAAACGATCGACGAAGTAAAGCTTGATGCGTTTGCGGTCGTACGCGAAGCCTCCAAACGGATTTTGGGCATGAGGCACTATGATGTCCAGCTGATCGGCGGATTGGTCCTTGCAGAAGGAAACATTTCCGAAATGGCCACAGGTGAAGGGAAGACGCTCGTCGCCTCATTGCCATGCTATGTAAGGGCTTTAGAAGGAAAAGGAGTCCATGTCATCACGGTGAACGAATATTTGGCAAACCGCGATCGGAACCAGATTGGAAAAATTCATGAATTCCTTGGACTTTCTGTCGGAATTAACCTTCCCCTGATGGAGCCGGAAGCAAAAAAAGCGGCATACAACGCAGATATTACATATGGAGTAGGCACAGAATTCGGTTTTGACTATTTGCGCGACAACATGGTCCGTGATGAGCGGGATAAAGTACAGCGTCCATACCATTATGCCATCATCGATGAAGTGGACAGCGTATTGATCGATGAGGCGAAGACGCCATTGATCATCGCTGGAAAAATGCCATCGAGCTCAAACCTTCATTATATTGCTTCCAAGCTGGCTAAACGATTCGAAAAGGAAATCGACTATGACTTTGATGATGAAACGAAAGCCACCAGCTTGACCGAGACGGGCATTGAAAAGGTCGAAAAAGCATTCGGAGTCGACAACCTCTATGAATTGGAGCATCAAACCCTCTACCATTATGTAATCCAGGCGGTAAGGGCTCATGTCATGTTCGAAAGGGACGTCGATTATATCGTCCATGAAGGAAAAGTCATTTTGGTCGATATGTTTACAGGCCGGACGATGGAAGGCCGGACGTTGAGCGATGGACTGCACCAGGCAATCGAAGCAAAAGAGGGCTTGGAAATTACGGAAGAAAATAAAACACAGGCACAGATCACCATCCAAAATTACTTTAGGATGTATCCGCTGCTGTCAGGAATGACGGGAACAGCGAAAACGGAGGAAAAAGAATTCCGTGAAGTATACGGAATGGAAGTCGTCCCGGTACCTACGAATTGCCCTAAAATCCGTGTCGATATGTCAGATCGCATTTATAAAGCGATTCATGATAAATACAAAGCGGTTGTGAAGGAAGTAAAGGAGCGTCACTCAAATGGTCAGCCGGTCCTGATTGGTACGACATCCATCCTGCAATCAGAAAAGGTCGCAGCTTACTTAGATAAAGAGCGGTTAAAATATGAACTTCTGAATGCCAAGAGCGTTGAACAAGAGGTCCGACTCATCTCATTGGCCGGACAGAAAAATCAAATCACCATCGCGACAAATATGGCTGGGCGCGGAACAGACATCATTTTAGGCGACGGAGTCCCTGAATTGGGCGGTCTTCATGTAATCGGAACCGAAAAACATGAAAGCCGCCGGGTCGACAACCAGCTCCGCGGACGGTCAGGGCGTCAAGGGGATCCCGGTTCAAGCCAGTTTTTCATTTCCATTGAAGATGATATGTTCAGACGCTTCGCCAAAGATGATTTAGAGAAGCTTTCCAAAAAGGTAAAGACAAATGAGGAAGGACTTCTGCTAAACAAGAACCTCCATGAATTCGTCGAACGGACGCAGCGGATCGTGGAAGGCGCGAACTTTTCCATGAGGGAATATAATTTAAAGCTCGATGATGTCATCAATGAGCAAAGAAATGTGTTATTCACCTTGAGAAATCAAATTTTGTCCGGACAAGACCTATTAACTCGATTAAAAGATATGGTTGAACGCACATTGAACCATACACTGATGCAGGAATGCCCGGATGACAAAATCCCTGAAGAATGGCATGTAGACAGAGTCGCGACGGTTGCAAACCAATTATTATTCGAAACTTTGGCTTTTCCTTCTGAAGTAAATGAAAAGAAAGAACTTGAAAAGCTCTTGAAGGATGGAATTGCATCCACCCATGCGAAACTGGATGAAATGGACGGTCAAATCAATTACGAAAACACATTCAAACAGGTGATCCTTTCTTTCATCGACCATCATTGGATCAAACATTTAGAAACGATGACCCGCCTGAAGGAAGGAATCGGTCTTCGATACTATCAGCAGGAAGACCCTATGCGCATTTATCAAAGAGAAGGACTTGAAATTTTCCAAGACACCTTCGCCACCCTTCAAAGGGATATCGCTTTGGAATGTATGGGATTCTTAAAACGTGAAGAAATTCATGAATAA
- a CDS encoding glycosyltransferase family 4 protein yields the protein MIYFTLVLSFLASIALTPIVKKFAIAIGATDKPNHRKVHQKIMPRLGGLAIYLSFLIGLFVLRPDGEHFMPILIGSSIIIITGMLDDLIELSAKLKLMGQLLAACIVVFGGVQIEYINLPFGGELHFGFLSIPMSILWIVGITNAINLIDGLDGLAAGVSSIALITISFMAFLKGDLFVMGVALIVLGSTVGFLFYNFHPAKIFMGDTGALFLGYIISVLSLLGFKNITMFSLIIPVIILGVPISDTIFAIIRRFVNKQPLSAPDKSHLHHCLLRIGFTHRQTVLLIYAIAAMFGMAAIIFSMSKLWGALIVLGVLTLAIELFVESVGLVGKDYQPILKLVRTKKPVNIRNR from the coding sequence ATGATTTACTTCACTCTGGTGTTAAGCTTTTTGGCATCAATTGCTTTAACACCCATCGTAAAAAAATTCGCCATTGCAATTGGCGCCACAGATAAACCAAACCACCGCAAGGTACATCAAAAAATTATGCCAAGATTAGGCGGTTTAGCCATATATTTAAGCTTTTTGATCGGACTATTCGTATTAAGGCCCGATGGTGAGCACTTCATGCCGATCCTCATCGGAAGCAGTATTATCATCATTACAGGAATGCTTGATGATTTGATTGAGCTTTCGGCCAAGCTTAAATTGATGGGGCAGCTGCTTGCGGCTTGCATCGTCGTTTTCGGCGGCGTGCAGATTGAGTACATCAACTTGCCATTTGGCGGAGAGCTTCACTTCGGATTTTTAAGCATTCCGATGTCGATTCTTTGGATCGTTGGAATTACCAATGCGATTAACTTGATTGACGGCCTCGACGGATTGGCTGCCGGTGTATCCTCGATTGCATTGATCACCATCAGCTTCATGGCTTTCCTTAAAGGCGATTTGTTTGTTATGGGAGTGGCCCTCATTGTTTTAGGAAGCACGGTAGGATTTTTATTCTACAACTTCCACCCAGCCAAAATCTTCATGGGAGATACGGGTGCACTGTTTTTAGGCTACATCATATCGGTATTATCCCTTCTTGGGTTTAAAAATATTACAATGTTTTCACTCATCATTCCTGTTATTATTCTCGGTGTTCCGATTTCTGATACCATTTTTGCAATCATCAGACGATTTGTGAATAAGCAGCCATTGTCTGCACCGGACAAATCGCACTTGCATCATTGCCTATTGCGAATCGGTTTCACTCATCGCCAGACGGTCCTGCTCATTTATGCCATTGCGGCAATGTTCGGGATGGCAGCAATCATCTTCTCAATGTCAAAACTTTGGGGAGCGCTGATCGTTCTCGGCGTGCTTACATTGGCTATCGAGCTGTTTGTTGAAAGTGTTGGATTGGTTGGAAAAGATTATCAGCCTATTTTGAAACTTGTCAGAACCAAAAAGCCAGTCAATATTCGTAATCGATAA
- a CDS encoding phosphodiester glycosidase family protein, whose product MTSRWKKKFLYGVFGAILVSQATVGNAKALQVSPGVSHEQTSTTVSGYSQSINTLNIDLSDPYTKVELGQPNPINSTSTVSNMAKRDTTEGHHVVGGVNASLFHTDTGFPSYLVSKGNRLLNLGAVSNQSNDFMYVPAAFGVNQYGLGQIDRFSLQIQLSHHNHTYRLSSFNRNRNDNESILYTSSFSYDRTRTNPFGVEVVVEGVPKSIDTGLQFGEEVKGKVASIRPYGQATSATIPKDGYVISATGSAVDQIRDLKIGDEVSLSVDVDNKWHNSEFMLASGPLLVQNGKVNMTIDDSSPRNTTRSPRSAVAVDATGTRVFFVTVDGRQSGFSKGMTLREFANYLASMGAYSALNLDGGGSTAMVARQHGDEYATLVNQPSDGSERRVNATLQAVSTAPNGDPTYVEAKQSQPGVIGKGASVGFQVTSVMDQYYNRLSFDNSQTKLSVEGNIGHIEGDKFVADQAGTGSVIVDYLGGKDRIPVTVVDTVGKLGVDPSSIYIAPGQTTTINMKGYSTNGQPLIFNQDAVTLTVNGGIGSIKNRQFTAGSQEGKGSITAAFGTKQITIPVEVSTDPYVLHGLNNTNNLSVDNTRAKSSVSPESTLQPKESSASLKFSYDFTNTGGDVSASYLTAKNAIEMPGQPSGIGVWVYGDGANHWLRGKVLDANGKEQTVDFTSYGGLNWYGWKYVSAKLPSTITYPVSFKSIYIAEPEGIRKNKGFIYLDKLQSEYTTNHDEASFTISSSVKKVDPMKKWTVKFNVPMLSSSINNKTIYVEDMNGNRLNSTVKLIGEKTVEITAPSGGYSAGKTYHLVVTRYVRSSTNSMMTNDHYTQFSIQ is encoded by the coding sequence GTGACATCTAGATGGAAAAAAAAGTTTTTATATGGTGTCTTTGGTGCCATATTAGTATCACAAGCCACGGTAGGTAATGCGAAGGCATTGCAAGTCTCACCAGGGGTTTCGCATGAGCAGACATCCACGACTGTGTCGGGCTACAGCCAGTCCATCAACACATTGAACATTGATTTGAGTGATCCATATACAAAGGTAGAGCTGGGGCAGCCGAATCCAATCAATTCGACCTCTACCGTATCGAATATGGCGAAACGGGACACGACAGAAGGCCACCATGTAGTTGGCGGGGTGAATGCATCGCTTTTCCATACGGATACTGGATTCCCATCCTATTTAGTATCAAAAGGAAATCGCCTTTTGAACCTTGGGGCAGTTTCCAATCAATCAAATGATTTTATGTATGTGCCGGCAGCATTTGGCGTGAACCAGTACGGTCTAGGTCAAATCGATCGCTTCTCCTTGCAAATCCAATTGTCGCACCATAATCATACATACCGTTTGTCTTCATTCAACCGCAATCGAAATGACAATGAAAGTATATTATATACGTCAAGCTTCAGTTACGACCGTACACGGACGAATCCATTTGGGGTGGAAGTCGTCGTGGAAGGTGTTCCGAAATCAATCGACACCGGCCTGCAGTTTGGGGAAGAGGTAAAAGGAAAGGTCGCCAGCATCCGTCCATATGGTCAAGCGACAAGTGCGACCATCCCGAAAGATGGATATGTCATCTCTGCTACTGGATCGGCAGTCGACCAAATCCGCGACTTGAAAATTGGCGATGAAGTATCACTATCCGTTGATGTGGATAACAAATGGCATAATTCAGAGTTCATGCTCGCCAGCGGACCGCTGTTGGTGCAGAACGGAAAAGTCAATATGACCATTGATGATTCGAGCCCGAGAAATACCACCAGAAGCCCTCGGAGTGCAGTGGCAGTGGATGCGACGGGAACGCGCGTATTTTTCGTCACTGTGGACGGAAGGCAGTCTGGATTCAGTAAAGGAATGACCTTGAGGGAGTTTGCGAACTATTTAGCGTCCATGGGGGCGTATAGTGCATTGAACCTTGATGGAGGTGGATCGACAGCGATGGTCGCACGTCAGCATGGCGACGAGTATGCTACGCTTGTCAACCAGCCATCCGATGGCTCAGAAAGAAGGGTAAATGCGACACTGCAAGCAGTGAGCACCGCCCCAAATGGAGATCCTACCTACGTTGAAGCGAAACAATCTCAGCCAGGTGTCATTGGCAAAGGAGCAAGCGTCGGATTCCAAGTCACTTCAGTCATGGACCAGTACTACAACCGTCTATCTTTTGACAACAGTCAAACGAAGTTATCTGTAGAAGGAAACATCGGACATATAGAAGGAGATAAATTCGTTGCAGACCAAGCCGGGACAGGATCTGTCATTGTCGATTATCTGGGCGGTAAGGATAGGATTCCAGTAACAGTCGTCGACACTGTCGGAAAATTAGGTGTCGATCCTTCATCTATTTATATCGCTCCAGGACAAACAACCACAATCAATATGAAGGGCTATTCTACAAACGGACAGCCGTTGATTTTCAACCAGGATGCGGTGACCTTAACCGTGAACGGTGGTATCGGATCCATTAAAAATAGGCAATTCACTGCAGGCAGCCAAGAAGGGAAAGGCAGCATCACTGCAGCATTTGGCACGAAGCAAATCACGATTCCGGTTGAAGTAAGCACGGATCCGTATGTGCTTCATGGATTAAATAACACGAACAACCTAAGTGTGGACAACACAAGGGCGAAATCATCCGTCTCTCCTGAATCCACTCTTCAGCCGAAGGAAAGTTCAGCCTCTTTGAAATTCAGCTATGACTTCACAAACACTGGCGGGGATGTATCAGCATCCTATTTAACAGCGAAAAATGCTATTGAGATGCCAGGACAGCCTTCTGGAATCGGAGTATGGGTGTATGGAGATGGAGCGAACCATTGGTTGAGGGGAAAAGTTCTCGATGCAAATGGAAAAGAGCAAACAGTGGACTTTACAAGCTATGGCGGCCTGAATTGGTACGGATGGAAATATGTAAGTGCCAAGCTTCCAAGCACCATCACCTACCCGGTAAGCTTTAAGAGCATCTATATCGCAGAGCCGGAAGGAATCAGGAAGAACAAGGGTTTTATCTATTTGGATAAGCTGCAGTCTGAATATACTACAAATCATGATGAGGCATCCTTTACGATCAGTTCCAGCGTGAAAAAAGTGGATCCGATGAAAAAATGGACAGTCAAATTCAATGTCCCGATGCTTTCATCCTCCATCAATAACAAAACCATTTATGTAGAGGATATGAATGGGAACCGGTTGAATTCGACCGTCAAGCTGATCGGGGAGAAGACAGTTGAAATCACCGCACCTTCAGGCGGATATTCAGCTGGGAAAACCTATCATTTAGTCGTCACAAGGTATGTGCGTTCTTCCACCAACTCTATGATGACAAATGATCATTATACACAATTTAGCATTCAATAA
- a CDS encoding immunoglobulin-like domain-containing protein, with translation MKYFLLIITSILFILGGCQYDNVTAPIVNSKEATFYNELPSQYKTIDKAKLQSAIPIRSRSYLKMLNDAFKKQTSSDYVSSSHSVYVRNPNVHITFDSGFIPINGTYEFTLYEYVPEMKKFVVLNKEVTLSKRDKATFKLPNKENKAYYVGKVAKDHNGKIVKREYTEVFVPYNVYNAKIELNKTVLTSSESLEVTLTNLGVKDLTTGYGVQMEKLQKNSWISYQLHQFVPLVMMVLTTGQSFSQWGDLKELTPGTYRIVYPIGDGKIGAEFNIVDREFFRNGLSDNKQEKSEYLR, from the coding sequence ATGAAATATTTTCTACTAATAATTACTTCCATACTGTTCATTTTAGGAGGATGCCAATATGATAATGTCACTGCTCCTATAGTAAATTCCAAAGAAGCAACTTTTTATAATGAACTGCCATCACAATATAAAACGATCGATAAAGCTAAGCTTCAATCGGCCATCCCCATTCGCAGCCGGTCGTATTTAAAAATGTTAAATGATGCATTCAAGAAACAGACATCCAGTGATTATGTGTCCAGCAGTCATTCCGTATATGTCCGAAACCCAAATGTGCATATTACTTTTGATTCCGGATTTATTCCAATCAATGGAACATATGAGTTCACACTTTATGAATATGTGCCGGAAATGAAGAAATTCGTTGTACTGAACAAAGAAGTCACATTATCAAAACGAGATAAAGCCACATTTAAGCTTCCAAATAAAGAAAACAAAGCTTACTATGTCGGAAAGGTTGCGAAAGACCATAATGGGAAGATAGTCAAAAGAGAATACACTGAAGTGTTTGTTCCATACAACGTTTATAATGCCAAAATTGAACTCAACAAGACGGTTTTAACGTCCTCTGAGTCACTCGAGGTAACACTAACTAACCTTGGGGTTAAAGATTTAACTACTGGCTACGGTGTACAAATGGAAAAATTACAGAAGAATAGTTGGATTTCTTATCAACTTCATCAATTCGTGCCATTGGTAATGATGGTGCTTACTACCGGACAAAGCTTTAGCCAATGGGGCGATTTAAAAGAACTGACGCCTGGAACATACAGGATCGTTTACCCGATTGGAGACGGAAAAATCGGGGCAGAATTTAATATAGTGGATAGAGAATTTTTCAGAAATGGTTTAAGTGACAATAAACAGGAAAAAAGCGAATATTTAAGGTGA
- a CDS encoding LCP family protein, producing MNKLTKRQLRRKKRRRRIFWFLIFPVLLLSFSAATYGAYLYKKTENAFNKAHEDIARKKSPLRETKVDPGKDNVSILFIGIDDSKTRHFGKGTRSDALILATLNKKDNSVKMVSIPRDSYVYVPKIQEKTKITHAHAYGGAQATIDTVENLFDIPVDYFVQMNFYAFMDVVDALGGIEADVPYTLHEKDSEDHHNAINLEPGKQLLDGEEALALARTRHKDSDIQRGERQQELMKALVKKAASAGAITKYDDVIQAIGDNMKTNMTFSEMKSFASYATKGHLSFEQSSLKGQDSYINGVYYYQLDENYLDNLKTELQDQLDLKKKEDNVAQK from the coding sequence ATGAACAAATTAACGAAAAGGCAACTTAGAAGAAAGAAGCGCAGGAGGAGAATTTTTTGGTTTCTCATCTTCCCTGTCCTATTGCTTAGTTTCTCAGCAGCTACATACGGAGCATATCTCTACAAGAAAACGGAAAATGCATTTAATAAGGCACATGAAGACATAGCCCGCAAAAAATCTCCTCTTAGGGAAACAAAAGTCGATCCGGGGAAAGATAATGTTTCCATCCTATTCATTGGCATCGATGATAGCAAAACCCGCCATTTTGGAAAGGGAACTAGGTCCGATGCTTTAATACTTGCTACCCTGAATAAGAAAGATAATTCGGTCAAGATGGTCAGCATTCCGCGCGATTCCTATGTATACGTCCCAAAAATCCAAGAAAAAACAAAGATCACTCACGCACATGCGTATGGCGGAGCACAAGCAACAATCGATACGGTAGAAAATCTATTTGACATACCTGTTGATTATTTTGTTCAAATGAACTTCTATGCATTTATGGATGTTGTCGATGCGCTTGGCGGGATTGAAGCCGATGTACCATACACCCTGCATGAAAAGGACTCAGAGGATCATCATAATGCGATCAATCTTGAGCCAGGAAAGCAGCTTCTCGATGGTGAAGAAGCATTGGCATTGGCAAGGACACGTCATAAGGACAGCGACATTCAGCGAGGGGAGCGCCAGCAGGAGCTGATGAAAGCATTAGTGAAAAAAGCAGCCTCAGCCGGTGCGATTACAAAATATGACGATGTCATTCAAGCAATCGGCGACAATATGAAAACGAACATGACCTTCTCTGAAATGAAATCGTTCGCCAGCTATGCCACAAAGGGGCATCTAAGCTTCGAGCAGTCATCTTTAAAGGGGCAGGACAGCTATATTAATGGGGTTTATTATTACCAGCTGGATGAAAATTACTTGGACAATCTGAAGACTGAACTTCAAGATCAACTTGACCTCAAGAAAAAAGAGGATAATGTAGCCCAAAAATAA
- a CDS encoding immunoglobulin-like domain-containing protein, which produces MFFFNNVTFQEKESSYKQTTMEGDYMKKIYVIGSLLTISLAAGCGDSQVHNEPLTKEVTKNDAAGKTMDNLLDPLKNDLPQQAKPIDHQKADHAIRYYSQSYQQKLDSSFFKNKPHQASQEVNPSNKLYKPGEKLVYYVPNKLPAQQSYKISIYQYNPEKNNFSLLFEKRLMKKDEKTTFTLPNEENKVFYIGHTILDENNKTLHTEYDRAFVPFNYVNGKITVDKRMVTPTYKLTVTYTNLGTKTIETGLGIHLEKWADGKWEPYKYGENVIAIGIVLPPGKPFSQKIDLKKLEPGSYRAFAYVDGKKIADEFDLIHTKGK; this is translated from the coding sequence TTGTTTTTTTTCAATAATGTAACCTTCCAGGAAAAGGAATCGTCATACAAGCAGACAACGATGGAAGGTGATTATATGAAAAAGATTTATGTAATTGGTTCATTACTGACAATTAGCTTGGCTGCAGGCTGCGGGGATTCTCAAGTCCACAATGAGCCATTAACAAAAGAAGTAACAAAAAATGATGCTGCGGGTAAAACCATGGACAACTTGTTGGATCCTTTAAAAAATGACTTACCTCAACAGGCGAAGCCGATTGACCACCAAAAGGCAGATCATGCAATCCGTTATTACAGCCAATCTTATCAGCAAAAGCTGGACAGCAGCTTTTTCAAAAACAAACCACACCAGGCCAGTCAAGAGGTAAACCCGTCCAATAAATTATATAAGCCCGGTGAAAAGCTTGTATATTATGTCCCTAACAAGCTCCCTGCTCAACAATCATATAAAATCAGCATTTATCAATATAACCCTGAAAAAAATAATTTCTCCTTATTGTTTGAAAAAAGACTGATGAAAAAAGATGAAAAAACCACTTTTACTCTGCCAAATGAAGAAAACAAAGTTTTTTATATCGGACACACCATTTTGGATGAAAACAACAAAACTTTGCATACAGAATACGATCGAGCGTTTGTTCCTTTTAATTATGTAAACGGCAAAATCACCGTGGATAAGAGAATGGTGACCCCTACATACAAGTTAACTGTGACTTATACGAACTTAGGGACAAAAACAATTGAAACGGGACTTGGAATACATTTAGAGAAATGGGCCGATGGGAAATGGGAACCATACAAATACGGAGAAAATGTAATTGCGATCGGAATTGTTTTACCACCTGGAAAACCTTTTTCCCAAAAGATTGATTTAAAGAAACTAGAACCGGGATCTTATCGAGCATTCGCTTATGTGGATGGCAAGAAAATTGCAGATGAATTTGATCTAATCCACACGAAAGGAAAATAA
- a CDS encoding helix-turn-helix domain-containing protein → MDFFAVGSKIKELRKLIGLSQEELAEGICTQAQISKIEKGDVYPYASTLYLISQKLGVDVNYFFDIGMTPRVDYVQEVSSFFKAARKNHQYDDILEIIKTEEKNPLFTQNTRNRQLLLWHKAICTFVTTRDRDEALRMLNEALELSQVTEKIWTEKEIGIYNSIGAIYSEDNEFEKALKVFQSAVEHLKLLPYISDYTLKPRVYYNIARMYTKKGEYDISINYCKEAIDYCIQKDNMHVLGELHYHLGYNYELQNKFMLAVRYLEKALLIFNLQKNDHYINFITEKIEALKKQPK, encoded by the coding sequence ATGGACTTTTTCGCAGTAGGCAGTAAGATAAAAGAATTGCGTAAATTAATCGGCCTGTCTCAGGAAGAACTGGCAGAGGGGATTTGTACACAAGCACAAATCAGTAAAATTGAAAAAGGGGATGTCTATCCTTACGCATCAACACTTTATTTAATCTCTCAAAAGTTGGGAGTCGATGTAAACTACTTCTTTGATATCGGCATGACCCCGAGGGTGGACTATGTCCAAGAGGTATCCAGCTTTTTTAAAGCAGCACGCAAGAATCATCAGTATGATGATATTTTAGAAATCATCAAAACTGAGGAGAAAAATCCTTTGTTTACTCAAAACACAAGGAATCGGCAATTGCTTCTTTGGCATAAAGCAATATGTACTTTTGTAACGACAAGAGATCGTGATGAAGCACTTAGAATGCTAAATGAAGCACTTGAGCTTTCACAGGTAACAGAGAAAATTTGGACAGAAAAAGAAATAGGCATTTATAATTCAATCGGTGCAATTTATTCGGAGGACAATGAATTTGAGAAAGCTTTAAAGGTATTTCAATCAGCAGTGGAACATTTGAAGCTCCTTCCTTATATCAGTGATTATACATTGAAACCGAGGGTTTACTATAATATCGCCCGGATGTATACAAAAAAAGGGGAATATGATATATCCATTAATTATTGTAAGGAAGCCATTGATTATTGTATCCAAAAAGATAATATGCATGTTTTGGGCGAACTTCACTACCATTTAGGGTATAATTATGAACTTCAGAACAAGTTCATGCTGGCAGTCAGATACTTGGAAAAAGCGCTGCTGATCTTCAATCTCCAAAAAAATGATCATTATATCAATTTTATCACTGAAAAAATTGAAGCGCTTAAAAAGCAGCCAAAATAA